One Paenisporosarcina sp. FSL H8-0542 genomic region harbors:
- a CDS encoding DUF4153 domain-containing protein, with product MDSNNLIIENIANPHELERMFRNDPKAFKKSFSDAWEQNPDSQVLGIWYERLHFKETAHSEKSSLLQKGFLFMGILAILAGISTRIIFHFVEQEAIAPINLAFGIIPFIAAYFVYNNTPKKSVIYSLAALFLISGFYLNMLPLNYKDSIILAYLHLPIFLWVLVGLAFTGNEYSKGSTRLAYIKFNLEYCILYASMAVSGMVLAALTMQLFSFVGLDIEEFYFSNIVLFGAAALAIVAAYLVSMNLNLAKNITPYIAKIFSPLVLITLLVYLITVIWVGKNPFLDRNFLIAFNGILLGVLAVTIFSITESDSDEKKNISDYINFSLIVLALIIDSVALSAIVFRLSSYGITPNRLAVLGVNILIWGNLIWIMVSYMRFLQNKTGPSPIQDAVTKYLPVYGLWAAFVTFTFPFFFN from the coding sequence ATGGACAGTAACAATTTAATTATTGAAAATATTGCTAATCCCCATGAGCTGGAGAGAATGTTTAGAAATGACCCCAAAGCCTTTAAAAAGTCATTCTCAGACGCATGGGAACAAAATCCTGATTCTCAGGTTCTTGGCATTTGGTATGAAAGATTGCATTTCAAGGAGACGGCACATTCAGAAAAATCTTCCTTGCTTCAAAAAGGTTTCTTATTCATGGGCATTTTAGCCATTCTGGCCGGGATAAGCACCAGAATCATTTTCCATTTTGTCGAACAAGAAGCAATTGCTCCAATTAACCTGGCTTTTGGTATTATTCCCTTTATTGCTGCCTATTTTGTTTACAATAATACTCCGAAAAAAAGTGTTATTTATTCCCTTGCAGCGTTGTTCCTAATTTCCGGGTTTTATCTTAATATGCTGCCATTAAATTATAAAGACAGTATTATCCTTGCTTATTTACACCTTCCCATATTCTTATGGGTATTGGTAGGGCTTGCATTTACAGGAAATGAATATTCAAAAGGCAGTACAAGATTAGCCTATATTAAATTTAATTTGGAATATTGTATTCTCTACGCCAGCATGGCAGTTAGCGGAATGGTGCTAGCGGCATTAACCATGCAGTTATTTAGCTTTGTTGGCTTGGATATAGAAGAATTCTATTTTAGTAATATCGTTTTATTTGGTGCTGCCGCTCTCGCTATTGTGGCTGCATACCTGGTATCAATGAATCTTAATCTTGCTAAGAATATTACACCATATATAGCTAAAATTTTTAGTCCTCTTGTTCTGATCACATTGTTGGTCTATCTTATAACGGTTATATGGGTCGGAAAAAATCCATTCTTGGACCGCAATTTCCTGATAGCCTTCAACGGAATACTCCTTGGTGTATTGGCCGTTACCATATTTTCTATTACCGAAAGCGACTCAGACGAGAAAAAGAACATTTCAGATTATATAAATTTTTCCTTAATTGTTCTTGCGCTTATCATTGACAGTGTGGCTTTGTCAGCCATCGTGTTCAGACTTTCTTCTTATGGCATTACACCAAACAGACTTGCTGTTTTAGGTGTAAACATACTTATCTGGGGAAATCTTATTTGGATTATGGTCTCATATATGCGTTTTCTACAAAACAAGACCGGACCTTCACCCATCCAAGATGCGGTCACTAAGTATTTGCCAGTTTACGGACTTTGGGCGGCTTTCGTTACATTTACTTTTCCTTTCTTTTTTAATTAG
- the rlmH gene encoding 23S rRNA (pseudouridine(1915)-N(3))-methyltransferase RlmH, which produces MNIAIISVGKLKEKYLKMGIEEYTKRLGSYAKIDLIEVADEKAPENLSDADMEIVKKKEGERILAKIGTDTYVIALAIEGKMKSSEQLADDLQSLMTYGRSKIAFVIGGSLGLHEDVMKRSDEKLSFSKMTLPHQLMKLVLVEQVYRAFRIIKGEPYHK; this is translated from the coding sequence GTGAATATCGCAATAATTTCCGTTGGGAAGTTAAAAGAAAAGTACTTAAAAATGGGTATTGAAGAATACACAAAACGATTGGGAAGTTACGCAAAAATAGATTTGATTGAAGTGGCAGACGAAAAAGCACCGGAAAATTTAAGTGATGCTGACATGGAAATCGTCAAGAAAAAAGAAGGCGAACGCATTTTGGCAAAAATCGGAACGGACACTTATGTCATCGCATTGGCAATCGAGGGCAAAATGAAATCATCTGAACAACTAGCGGATGATTTACAGTCACTCATGACATATGGTCGCAGCAAAATCGCGTTCGTCATCGGAGGATCACTCGGTCTGCATGAAGACGTGATGAAGCGCTCTGATGAAAAGCTGTCATTCTCAAAAATGACCTTGCCACACCAATTGATGAAATTGGTGTTGGTGGAGCAAGTATATCGAGCTTTTCGGATTATTAAAGGGGAACCGTATCATAAGTAA
- a CDS encoding CxxH/CxxC protein produces MKIKCCQTHIEHALDMFVAEQNTFPILTELTDEEKISTKCDYCDVAAIYLVANE; encoded by the coding sequence ATGAAAATTAAATGCTGTCAAACCCATATAGAACATGCATTGGACATGTTTGTGGCTGAGCAAAATACCTTCCCGATTTTAACGGAACTCACAGATGAAGAAAAGATATCCACAAAATGCGATTACTGTGATGTCGCTGCAATATATTTAGTGGCGAACGAATGA
- a CDS encoding trypsin-like peptidase domain-containing protein, with product MGYYDQIPSDPQKEQQTRIIRKGSKGGYFFSGLIGVMIGALIVWLMLPSLVGMMPGGNELSAKDSSAVSSTNQQISADITTDVTSAVDKAANAVVGVTNIQSTSDFLRPTSEEQEAGTGSGVIYKKSGDKAYVVTNNHVIEGATQIEVTLADGAKVDAKLLGADIWTDLAVLEMDASKVTTVAEFGNSDSLKQGETVIAIGNPLGLDFSGSVTTGVVSGKDRAIPVDLNGDNQIDWQAEVLQTDAAINPGNSGGALVNLAGQLIGINSMKISQATVEGIGLAIPINSAIPVIEDLEKFGEMKRPSMGVTLVDVTNVSAYHQRDTLRLPEEVSTGVVVDEVIEGSAAEKAELKQYDVIVEMDGEKIENMIDLRKHLYNEKEIGDDLKLKVYRKGQLIEATLELKDNSAL from the coding sequence ATGGGTTACTACGATCAAATACCATCAGATCCACAAAAAGAACAACAAACGAGGATTATTAGGAAAGGAAGTAAAGGTGGCTACTTTTTCAGTGGTCTTATCGGGGTTATGATTGGGGCATTAATCGTTTGGCTGATGCTTCCTTCGCTCGTTGGCATGATGCCTGGTGGAAACGAGTTAAGTGCCAAAGACTCATCAGCTGTGTCTTCAACTAATCAGCAAATATCTGCGGATATAACTACTGATGTCACATCTGCAGTCGACAAGGCAGCGAACGCAGTTGTAGGCGTGACTAACATTCAATCCACGTCAGATTTCTTGAGACCAACCAGTGAAGAACAAGAAGCGGGAACAGGTTCAGGTGTCATCTATAAAAAATCAGGAGATAAAGCATACGTTGTTACCAACAATCATGTTATTGAAGGTGCAACTCAAATAGAAGTGACATTGGCAGACGGAGCCAAAGTGGATGCCAAATTACTTGGGGCCGATATTTGGACAGACTTAGCTGTTTTAGAAATGGATGCTTCCAAAGTGACAACAGTTGCGGAATTTGGAAATTCAGATTCATTGAAACAAGGGGAAACGGTCATTGCAATCGGTAATCCACTTGGTCTGGATTTTTCAGGATCCGTAACGACAGGTGTTGTTTCCGGTAAAGACCGTGCAATTCCGGTTGATTTAAATGGAGATAACCAAATTGATTGGCAGGCTGAAGTATTGCAAACGGATGCAGCCATCAACCCAGGAAATAGTGGTGGGGCACTTGTCAATTTAGCTGGTCAATTGATAGGAATCAATTCCATGAAAATATCTCAGGCGACAGTCGAAGGGATTGGCCTTGCGATTCCAATTAACTCTGCCATTCCTGTCATTGAAGATCTTGAAAAATTCGGCGAAATGAAACGTCCTTCAATGGGTGTAACATTAGTCGATGTGACCAACGTTTCTGCTTACCACCAGAGAGATACACTTCGTTTACCGGAAGAAGTTTCAACAGGGGTGGTCGTTGACGAAGTAATAGAAGGATCAGCAGCGGAAAAAGCGGAATTGAAACAATATGATGTAATCGTTGAAATGGATGGAGAAAAAATCGAGAACATGATCGATTTACGTAAACACTTATACAATGAAAAAGAAATCGGTGACGATTTGAAATTGAAAGTGTATCGTAAAGGTCAACTGATAGAAGCGACCTTAGAATTGAAAGACAATTCAGCTCTATAA
- a CDS encoding MBL fold metallo-hydrolase has protein sequence MRFSVLASGSSGNAIYVETEEHSFLVDAGLSGRKMEELFASVDRNVKNLSGILVTHEHSDHIKGLGILARKYKVPIYANAKTWMAMEHLVGNIPLEQRFHFDMETVKTFGSLDIQSFAVSHDAADPMFYVFHENGRKLVLITDTGYVSDRMKGHIKGADSFVFESNHDVGMLQMGRYPWSVKRRILSDVGHVSNEDAAVAMSEVVEEKPTRIYLSHLSKDNNMKDLARMSVTQTLESCGIITGEYLNLFDTDANKATELVTI, from the coding sequence ATGCGTTTTAGTGTTCTAGCAAGCGGCAGTAGCGGAAATGCCATTTACGTTGAAACCGAAGAACATTCATTTTTAGTGGATGCTGGTCTTAGTGGACGTAAAATGGAGGAGTTGTTCGCCTCTGTTGACCGCAATGTGAAAAACTTAAGCGGAATTTTGGTTACGCATGAACATAGTGATCACATAAAAGGGCTTGGAATTCTCGCCCGTAAATATAAAGTTCCCATATATGCCAATGCCAAGACCTGGATGGCAATGGAACATCTTGTCGGAAACATTCCGCTCGAGCAACGTTTTCATTTTGATATGGAGACTGTAAAAACATTCGGCTCACTGGACATTCAATCGTTCGCTGTATCCCATGATGCTGCGGATCCAATGTTTTACGTATTTCATGAAAATGGACGTAAACTGGTGTTAATCACGGATACTGGATATGTCAGTGACCGGATGAAGGGTCATATCAAAGGTGCGGATTCATTTGTGTTCGAGAGCAATCATGACGTAGGAATGCTGCAAATGGGTCGTTACCCGTGGTCGGTCAAACGCCGGATTTTAAGCGACGTAGGACATGTGTCAAACGAAGATGCCGCTGTCGCAATGAGCGAAGTTGTCGAAGAAAAACCAACACGTATCTATCTTTCTCATTTGAGTAAAGATAATAACATGAAGGACCTGGCACGAATGAGTGTTACTCAAACACTTGAATCATGCGGAATTATTACCGGTGAATATTTGAATCTTTTTGATACAGATGCCAATAAAGCCACTGAATTAGTGACTATCTAA
- the yycI gene encoding two-component system regulatory protein YycI, producing the protein MDWNKTKTIFIIVFSILNVFLYLLYINRYNEAQEVEVLGETTIEERLQADNIRYESAPENTLKESYVSGNIRVYSPEELKTLDNQTFEIFDRTELVATFKKPVVLASLEDPATLKDFVNTHVFEGSSYDLYEVDAKAKKAVFFQTINNRQIFFNQNALLTIYWNEDNEVYRYEQTAFEKLEDDFEQTENLLPDEKAVEVLYTRNLLKPNSTITKISLGYSTLVQLTETQVFAPTWRVRVELQDGSKEDYFVNAVEGKIIEFNKESEKKEVE; encoded by the coding sequence TTGGATTGGAATAAAACAAAAACCATCTTCATTATCGTGTTTTCTATTTTAAACGTATTTTTGTATTTACTATATATAAATCGTTACAATGAAGCACAGGAAGTCGAAGTGCTGGGTGAAACAACAATTGAAGAACGTTTGCAAGCGGATAACATTCGTTATGAGAGTGCGCCTGAAAATACACTGAAAGAATCATATGTTTCCGGCAACATTCGTGTCTACTCTCCTGAAGAGTTAAAAACATTGGATAATCAAACCTTTGAAATATTTGATCGTACTGAACTTGTAGCCACATTTAAAAAACCAGTGGTATTAGCAAGTTTAGAAGACCCGGCAACACTCAAGGACTTTGTTAATACGCATGTATTCGAAGGCTCGTCATACGACTTGTATGAGGTTGATGCAAAAGCTAAAAAAGCAGTGTTTTTCCAAACTATCAATAATCGCCAAATCTTCTTTAACCAAAATGCGCTTCTCACAATTTATTGGAATGAAGATAATGAAGTATATAGATATGAACAAACGGCCTTCGAAAAGTTGGAAGATGATTTTGAGCAAACCGAAAATCTATTGCCGGATGAAAAAGCAGTTGAAGTATTATATACACGGAATTTATTGAAACCAAATTCGACGATTACAAAAATCAGTTTAGGATATTCCACACTCGTTCAATTGACGGAAACACAAGTGTTTGCACCGACTTGGCGAGTTCGTGTAGAATTACAAGATGGCTCGAAGGAAGACTATTTTGTAAATGCCGTAGAAGGAAAGATTATCGAATTTAACAAAGAGTCCGAGAAAAAAGAAGTAGAGTAA
- the yycH gene encoding two-component system activity regulator YycH produces MGLKYVEQIKSIVLTLLVVLSVTLTFTIWTYTPNYETIKQAPVLNISIADQKRVDDVIKPYKIIASRENKMTGSMSPFDLDRVINVMKGWEVSELKLENNNLSEMDLNELIHAPDRFTLFFPDDVPFPVYDIILPFSMTNIPENEFDRLIVNWNSIDNNELKIYFASSKSKKLYSAIAGNVDMNLLKQEVVSPTANFTQFTEIERKGRSSLFVTAKDVESIRYTYYLQEIDPNRFRDALFSDPNLVRQSPVGATNEEYSDGTSLMNVNLLERTLSFVNPSAETFVPAEPSKLIFDSLDYVNEHGGWTDEFRFASINPEKQQIDYQLYLLGYPVFSDETSTKITAFWGDPGIYRYRRPYYTLDLSLAFDTVISTLPSGEKASRVMKTVKELDFNNIDEITTGYYLTRDDERRLLTLEPSWFYLSNNQWSRISPDVLGGGKFGLE; encoded by the coding sequence ATGGGATTGAAGTATGTAGAGCAAATTAAATCGATTGTCCTCACCTTGCTTGTCGTTTTAAGTGTGACACTGACGTTTACAATATGGACCTATACACCGAACTATGAAACCATTAAACAAGCACCGGTACTCAATATATCAATTGCAGATCAAAAACGTGTAGATGATGTAATCAAACCATATAAAATAATAGCGAGTCGGGAAAACAAAATGACTGGTTCTATGTCTCCGTTTGACTTGGATCGTGTTATTAATGTCATGAAGGGCTGGGAAGTCAGTGAGTTGAAATTAGAGAACAATAATTTAAGTGAAATGGATTTAAATGAACTGATTCATGCGCCTGATCGCTTTACCCTATTCTTCCCGGATGATGTGCCGTTTCCGGTATATGATATCATTTTGCCATTTTCGATGACAAACATACCTGAAAATGAATTTGATCGCTTAATTGTCAATTGGAATAGTATTGATAATAATGAACTGAAAATCTACTTTGCCAGTTCAAAATCCAAAAAACTGTATTCAGCAATTGCAGGTAATGTTGATATGAATTTATTGAAGCAAGAAGTAGTATCACCGACGGCTAATTTTACACAGTTCACGGAAATTGAACGAAAAGGAAGGTCTTCACTTTTTGTTACAGCAAAAGATGTGGAAAGTATCCGTTACACATATTACCTGCAAGAAATAGATCCCAATCGCTTCAGGGACGCCCTGTTCAGTGACCCAAATCTAGTTCGTCAAAGTCCTGTAGGCGCAACAAATGAAGAATATTCGGATGGAACCTCATTAATGAATGTGAACTTGCTTGAACGCACATTAAGTTTTGTGAATCCTTCTGCTGAAACTTTTGTACCAGCCGAGCCATCTAAGTTGATTTTTGATAGCTTGGATTATGTAAATGAACACGGGGGCTGGACAGATGAATTTCGTTTTGCAAGTATCAACCCGGAAAAGCAGCAAATAGATTACCAATTGTATTTGTTGGGATATCCCGTATTCAGTGATGAAACATCTACAAAAATAACGGCGTTTTGGGGAGACCCCGGGATTTATCGCTATCGGAGACCTTACTATACGCTTGATCTGTCGTTGGCATTTGATACCGTGATTTCAACGTTGCCTTCAGGTGAGAAAGCTTCACGTGTCATGAAAACCGTGAAAGAACTTGATTTTAACAATATCGATGAAATTACCACGGGCTACTATTTAACACGCGATGACGAAAGACGATTATTGACATTGGAACCATCCTGGTTTTATTTATCAAACAATCAGTGGTCTCGCATTTCACCTGATGTTTTAGGAGGTGGGAAGTTTGGATTGGAATAA
- the walK gene encoding cell wall metabolism sensor histidine kinase WalK, with amino-acid sequence MQKVGFFKSIHVKIVLVYILLIILAMEIIGIYFARELEQTLKASFTKSIEERVDLVEFSVREEIIKKRGEEDPTLEQSLRSVLFSIRSEDINEISVIDPNFRILATSETTNQSIVGQRSTDAMVRRSISSETPDNKISLKKGDRIWVLTSPIIDQGEVLGTIYLESNIETVFEQMNQINRILAGGTAMSLAITIILGILIAQTITRPISDMRRQAQAMAKGNFSRKVRVYGNDEIGQLAIAFNHLTNRLQEAQSTTEGERRKLASVLSNMTDGVIATDRKGRIILINDPALRLLRVSRELVLHRPISSVLGIEAEYTFEDLIHMKESINLDFSSPERPYILRANFSVIQKETGFVNGLITVLHDNTEQEKIDMERREFVANVSHELRTPLTTMRSYLEALADGAWQDQELAPSFLNVTQTETERMIRLVNDLLQLSKMDSRSYDLNKEFVEFIKFFNRIIDRFEMSKSQQVHFQRLLPDSQFFVEIDADKLTQVIDNIISNALKYSPDGGNIRFGIIVQEGFLKVMVSDDGMGIPKENVERIFDRFYRVDRARARSMGGSGLGLAIAREMIEAHGGAIWAESEEGHGTTIFFTLPFELDEAGEWD; translated from the coding sequence ATGCAAAAGGTTGGCTTTTTTAAATCAATTCACGTCAAAATTGTCCTTGTTTATATATTGCTTATTATATTGGCAATGGAAATCATAGGAATATATTTTGCGCGCGAATTAGAACAAACGCTTAAAGCAAGCTTCACCAAATCCATTGAAGAACGAGTGGATTTGGTGGAGTTTAGTGTGCGTGAAGAAATTATAAAGAAGCGGGGAGAAGAAGACCCTACTTTAGAGCAAAGTTTACGTTCTGTTCTATTCAGTATCCGTTCGGAAGATATTAATGAAATTAGTGTGATTGATCCCAATTTTCGTATTCTAGCAACATCCGAAACGACCAATCAATCCATTGTTGGTCAACGTTCAACAGATGCGATGGTCCGTCGATCCATATCTTCTGAAACACCAGACAATAAAATTTCATTAAAAAAAGGCGATCGTATTTGGGTTCTCACTTCACCTATAATAGATCAAGGTGAAGTACTCGGTACGATTTACTTGGAATCAAATATCGAAACAGTTTTTGAGCAGATGAATCAAATTAACCGAATTCTTGCTGGTGGCACAGCGATGTCACTTGCCATCACCATCATTTTGGGGATTTTGATTGCCCAGACCATCACACGGCCGATTTCAGATATGCGTAGACAAGCACAGGCTATGGCAAAAGGGAACTTCTCCCGTAAAGTGCGCGTTTACGGAAATGATGAAATTGGGCAATTGGCAATTGCCTTCAATCACTTGACCAACCGTCTGCAAGAAGCCCAGTCCACTACGGAAGGTGAACGACGCAAACTAGCGTCAGTCCTTTCTAACATGACGGATGGCGTAATTGCAACGGATCGAAAAGGGCGTATTATTTTAATCAATGATCCAGCTCTGAGACTGTTGAGAGTATCAAGAGAACTGGTATTGCATCGTCCCATTTCATCCGTTCTTGGAATAGAAGCGGAATATACATTTGAAGATTTAATTCATATGAAAGAGTCCATTAACTTGGATTTCAGTTCACCAGAACGTCCGTATATTCTGCGCGCAAATTTCTCGGTCATTCAGAAAGAAACAGGATTCGTAAATGGCCTGATTACAGTTCTTCATGACAATACCGAACAAGAGAAAATTGATATGGAGCGTCGTGAATTCGTAGCCAACGTATCACACGAACTAAGGACACCATTAACGACGATGCGCAGCTACTTAGAAGCCCTTGCGGATGGCGCGTGGCAAGACCAGGAATTAGCACCTTCATTCCTGAATGTTACGCAGACGGAAACTGAGCGTATGATTCGTTTGGTTAATGACCTGTTACAGTTATCGAAAATGGACAGCCGTTCTTACGATTTGAATAAAGAGTTTGTTGAGTTCATTAAATTCTTCAATCGAATCATCGATCGTTTTGAAATGTCGAAATCACAACAAGTTCATTTCCAACGATTATTGCCAGATTCACAATTCTTTGTGGAAATCGATGCTGATAAATTAACACAAGTCATTGATAATATCATTTCGAATGCTTTAAAATATTCGCCGGATGGCGGTAATATTCGTTTTGGCATTATTGTGCAAGAAGGATTCTTAAAAGTGATGGTATCGGATGATGGCATGGGAATTCCAAAAGAAAATGTAGAACGAATTTTTGACCGTTTTTATCGTGTGGACCGCGCGCGGGCAAGGTCAATGGGGGGCTCAGGACTTGGACTAGCTATTGCCCGGGAAATGATTGAAGCACACGGTGGAGCCATTTGGGCAGAGAGTGAAGAAGGACATGGGACGACGATATTCTTTACGTTGCCATTTGAGTTGGATGAGGCAGGTGAATGGGATTGA
- the yycF gene encoding response regulator YycF has translation MSKTILVVDDEKPIADILQFNLKKEGYNVVCAYDGDEALAKAEEIKPDLMLLDIMLPNRDGMEVCREIRKKHDFPIIMLTAKDSEIDKVLGLELGADDYVTKPFSTRELIARVKANMRRHQTVQSEDAEDASNDIAVGSLIIQPDAYLVLKREESIELTHREFELLHYLAKHIGQVMTREHLLQTVWGYDYFGDVRTVDVTIRRLREKIEDNPSHPAWIVTRRGVGYYLRNPEQE, from the coding sequence ATGAGTAAAACAATTTTAGTAGTAGATGACGAGAAGCCGATTGCGGACATTCTACAATTCAATTTAAAGAAAGAAGGCTACAATGTCGTTTGTGCTTATGACGGTGATGAAGCTTTAGCAAAAGCAGAAGAAATCAAACCCGATTTGATGTTACTGGATATTATGTTACCAAACCGGGATGGAATGGAAGTCTGTCGTGAGATTCGTAAAAAACACGATTTTCCTATTATCATGCTGACAGCGAAAGACTCGGAAATTGATAAAGTTCTTGGTTTGGAATTAGGTGCAGATGATTATGTAACTAAACCGTTCAGTACTCGTGAATTGATTGCCCGTGTGAAAGCCAATATGCGTCGCCATCAAACCGTACAATCAGAAGATGCAGAAGATGCGTCAAATGATATTGCGGTTGGCTCATTAATTATTCAGCCAGATGCGTATTTAGTTTTGAAAAGAGAGGAATCAATTGAACTCACACACCGTGAGTTTGAATTGCTACATTACTTGGCAAAACATATCGGTCAAGTGATGACACGCGAACATTTACTGCAAACTGTATGGGGTTATGATTATTTTGGAGATGTTCGTACTGTAGACGTAACCATTCGTCGCCTTCGTGAAAAAATTGAGGATAACCCAAGTCACCCCGCATGGATTGTGACACGTCGCGGCGTAGGGTATTATTTGCGTAATCCTGAACAGGAGTAG
- a CDS encoding peptidoglycan DD-metalloendopeptidase family protein, protein MHLKRNTGDGDKISSDRKPNRTSNIMKKAAITAVLASSFTFNISFAKDKEDSQLQEIFHIYANDEYVGTVSDEKAVKELVNEKITESSSQYKDLNLSGSNLSIISEQVFNAETNDKETLDKLDNLVTVTADAFALSVNDEIAVYVKDLEAYHEVIRKLKLQTVSEKELTELENRKDSNNSLPPLKNNETRVLDINLKESISGVTKQAKPEKVLTVDQAVDYLQKGALEEKTYTVQSGDVFSKIAANHDLTTADLTKLNKSVNENSVLQIGEKLKVTALKPLVNIEVVREKRVTEAIQFENQVRESKDMLKGDSKVIQEGSNGAKEMTYVIRENNGTRVGKSIKDEAVVKEVKNNIILKGIKVVPSRGSGMFAWPAEGGYISSGMGQRWGRMHRGIDIARPDGFAIKAADNGVVKFAGADGTFGNKVVIDHQNGYETTYAHLASINVNVGQTVPVGSKIGVMGSTGRSTGTHLHFEVEHNGVNVNPLKFLNK, encoded by the coding sequence ATGCATTTGAAAAGGAATACTGGTGATGGGGATAAGATTTCATCCGACCGCAAGCCAAACCGCACATCAAATATAATGAAAAAAGCAGCCATAACAGCAGTGCTTGCTTCAAGCTTTACATTTAATATCAGTTTTGCAAAAGACAAAGAGGACAGTCAATTACAGGAAATTTTTCATATATATGCAAATGACGAATATGTAGGTACGGTTTCAGATGAAAAAGCAGTAAAAGAGCTTGTTAATGAAAAAATTACTGAGTCAAGCTCCCAATACAAAGATCTAAATCTAAGTGGCTCCAATTTATCCATCATCTCAGAACAAGTTTTTAATGCAGAAACAAATGATAAGGAAACATTAGACAAGCTGGACAATCTGGTAACTGTCACAGCGGATGCATTTGCCTTGTCGGTCAATGACGAGATTGCCGTCTACGTCAAAGACTTGGAAGCATATCATGAAGTAATCCGCAAACTGAAACTTCAGACCGTTTCTGAAAAAGAACTCACCGAATTGGAAAATCGAAAAGATTCTAACAATTCTTTACCCCCATTAAAGAACAATGAAACACGAGTTTTGGATATTAATTTAAAAGAATCAATTTCAGGTGTTACGAAACAAGCAAAACCAGAAAAGGTTTTAACTGTTGATCAAGCAGTAGATTACCTTCAAAAAGGTGCTTTGGAAGAGAAAACATATACCGTACAATCTGGAGATGTATTCAGCAAAATAGCAGCAAACCATGATTTGACTACAGCGGATTTAACAAAGCTGAACAAAAGTGTCAACGAAAATAGCGTTCTTCAAATTGGAGAGAAATTGAAGGTAACAGCTTTAAAACCTTTAGTGAACATTGAAGTTGTTCGCGAGAAAAGAGTGACAGAAGCAATTCAATTTGAAAACCAAGTACGCGAATCGAAAGATATGCTTAAAGGGGATTCCAAAGTCATTCAAGAAGGCAGCAATGGTGCCAAAGAAATGACATACGTTATCCGTGAGAATAACGGGACACGCGTGGGCAAATCAATTAAAGATGAAGCAGTAGTAAAAGAAGTGAAAAACAATATTATTTTAAAAGGTATTAAAGTCGTTCCATCTCGTGGGTCAGGTATGTTCGCATGGCCGGCAGAAGGTGGCTACATATCTAGTGGGATGGGACAACGGTGGGGACGAATGCACCGTGGAATCGATATTGCACGTCCTGACGGCTTTGCAATTAAAGCAGCTGATAACGGCGTTGTGAAATTTGCTGGAGCAGATGGTACATTCGGTAACAAAGTAGTTATTGATCATCAAAATGGTTATGAAACAACATATGCTCACTTAGCATCAATTAATGTTAACGTAGGACAAACTGTTCCTGTCGGTTCAAAAATAGGTGTAATGGGGTCAACAGGTAGATCTACTGGAACACATTTACACTTTGAAGTAGAACATAATGGTGTAAACGTAAATCCTCTTAAGTTTTTAAACAAATAA